One genomic region from Phycisphaerae bacterium encodes:
- a CDS encoding response regulator transcription factor: protein MTHKRTVVVVEDEEAIRRGVADTLRMAGFNVVEAGDGVTGLAESKRGDVDLVLLDLLLPRMDGLDVLNDLRRSRPSLPVIILTARGSEDDRVRGLRGGADDYVIKPFSARELLARVDAVLRRSPERPEPVVAIRLGETIADCGRREIRIGEERRAVLSEMEAAILERLAAHAGRAVSREELLAAVWGIRDGAVETRAIDMHVTRLRQKLRGDENEDGPEWIATVRGKGYMLGGDVEVTTGSGTPGEVT from the coding sequence ATGACCCATAAACGAACCGTGGTGGTGGTTGAGGATGAGGAAGCCATTCGACGCGGCGTGGCGGACACGCTGCGGATGGCGGGGTTCAACGTGGTAGAGGCCGGCGACGGTGTCACCGGGCTGGCCGAATCCAAGCGCGGTGATGTGGACCTCGTCTTGCTCGATCTGCTGCTCCCGCGCATGGACGGGCTCGACGTACTCAACGACCTTCGCCGATCGCGTCCGTCGCTGCCGGTGATCATTCTCACGGCGCGAGGGTCGGAAGACGATCGCGTGCGTGGGCTGCGCGGCGGAGCCGACGACTATGTCATCAAGCCTTTCTCGGCCCGCGAGCTTCTGGCCCGCGTGGACGCCGTACTGCGGCGCAGCCCGGAGCGCCCTGAGCCGGTTGTCGCCATCCGCCTGGGTGAGACGATCGCCGACTGCGGACGGCGCGAGATTCGAATCGGTGAAGAGCGTCGCGCGGTGCTCTCGGAGATGGAAGCGGCGATCCTCGAGCGCCTTGCCGCGCATGCCGGACGCGCCGTGTCTCGGGAGGAATTGCTGGCCGCCGTGTGGGGCATCCGCGACGGCGCTGTGGAGACGCGGGCGATCGACATGCACGTCACCCGCCTGCGGCAGAAGCTGCGCGGTGACGAAAACGAGGACGGACCGGAGTGGATCGCCACGGTGCGGGGTAAGGGTTACATGCTCGGCGGGGATGTCGAGGTCACCACGGGATCAGGAACGCCCGGCGAAGTCACATGA
- a CDS encoding NAD-dependent epimerase/dehydratase family protein gives MNILITGSSGQIGTNLGLALQERGDRVTGIDCRTNTWTDRIETLPIDLTKITHRDLPDGKRFDLVVHLAANAKVFELVEHPQRAMDNITMLFHVLDYCRVNRLPIVFSSSREVYGDIHRHVTDEASADFVVAESPYSASKIAGEALIYSFAECYQLPFLVFRFSNVYGRYDNDIERMERVIPLFIRKIAEGESITVFGREKVLDFTYVDDCVAGIVAGIDALAQSRVSGETVNLAYGQGNSLVDVVNIVSLALGVTPKVTYEPARVGEVTRYVADITKARNLLGYKPQVPLSDGLIRSVEWTRKTGKI, from the coding sequence ATGAACATCCTGATTACGGGTTCAAGCGGGCAGATCGGCACCAATCTGGGTCTGGCCCTTCAGGAGCGCGGCGACCGCGTCACGGGGATCGATTGCCGGACCAACACCTGGACCGATCGCATCGAGACGCTACCCATCGACCTGACGAAGATTACCCATCGCGACCTGCCCGACGGCAAGCGTTTTGACCTCGTGGTTCACCTGGCCGCCAATGCCAAGGTCTTCGAACTCGTGGAACATCCACAGCGGGCGATGGATAACATCACCATGCTCTTCCACGTGCTCGACTACTGCCGCGTGAACCGCCTTCCTATCGTTTTTTCCAGCTCCCGCGAAGTCTACGGCGACATTCACCGCCACGTTACCGATGAGGCCTCTGCGGACTTCGTCGTGGCCGAGAGTCCCTACAGCGCCAGCAAGATCGCCGGCGAGGCGCTCATCTATTCCTTCGCCGAGTGCTATCAACTGCCGTTCCTGGTATTCCGATTCAGCAACGTTTACGGCCGATACGACAACGACATCGAGCGTATGGAGCGTGTCATTCCGCTGTTCATCCGCAAGATCGCCGAGGGCGAGTCGATCACCGTATTCGGCCGGGAGAAGGTGCTCGATTTCACCTACGTGGATGATTGCGTGGCGGGCATCGTGGCGGGGATCGACGCTCTGGCCCAAAGCCGGGTCAGCGGGGAGACGGTCAACCTCGCCTATGGGCAGGGTAACTCGCTTGTCGACGTGGTGAACATTGTCTCGCTGGCACTGGGGGTGACGCCGAAAGTCACGTACGAACCTGCCCGCGTCGGCGAGGTGACGCGCTACGTCGCAGACATTACCAAGGCACGAAACCTGCTGGGCTACAAGCCACAGGTTCCCCTCAGCGACGGACTGATCCGTTCCGTGGAATGGACGCGGAAGACGGGGAAGATCTGA
- a CDS encoding AAA family ATPase — protein MYADFFGLRELPFNNTPDPRFFYSTPDHEEALASLVYTVEQRKGFVLLTGEVGTGKTLLTRMMLRRFGERIAFATINHAVRTTDDLLESVCTEFGLPVDAAAGPARCIRALHDFLLAKFAQDVPVVLVLDEAQSMPVAAFEQLRTVGNLEADDAKLLQIVIVGQPELQRRFTSPHLRQLGQRIFRSYHLPALTLDATEGYIHLRLSVAGGTDLDVFNADAVELIHQKSQGLPRLINTLCDNAMLSAYSSDRRRVDGPFMRSVIEQMVVLDSEGEARESGRLDSKDMGLGMPAGNEDWSPQARPKETQGEGIALDVIARRMHDLESRVRETRLADETAMRVRDAIERAVGAPGIRQGGGAFDPAFHVDMHKLGERLAAIEQELGLTVASRSRARGLREELDHACGQARSLLARLQARERNLADRETHLERLSDRMRLAIEQVRKSVIAVRTLGEESKRTQRLAANTVRELKAETAQARRMTGRIPHQPEVSAPVTMSSGVEATVLQESSKSGDSVFTMTTGPDRQAISDALIGARDTAADLRAMARAANIPDDSALSSSSGPTPSANTSTQRLARDVQGLLEMMSPAR, from the coding sequence ATGTACGCCGATTTTTTCGGACTTCGCGAGCTGCCGTTCAACAACACGCCGGACCCGCGTTTCTTCTATTCCACACCGGACCATGAAGAGGCGCTGGCGTCGCTGGTGTACACGGTCGAGCAGCGCAAGGGGTTCGTGCTGCTCACCGGCGAAGTCGGAACGGGCAAAACATTGCTGACCCGGATGATGCTTCGCCGCTTTGGCGAGCGCATCGCTTTCGCCACGATTAACCACGCCGTCCGCACGACGGATGACCTGCTCGAATCGGTCTGCACGGAATTCGGTCTGCCCGTGGATGCCGCGGCCGGTCCGGCGCGGTGCATTCGGGCACTGCACGATTTTCTGCTCGCCAAGTTCGCCCAGGATGTGCCGGTCGTGCTCGTGCTGGACGAGGCGCAAAGCATGCCGGTGGCGGCGTTCGAGCAGCTTCGAACGGTGGGGAATCTGGAAGCGGACGACGCCAAGCTGCTCCAGATCGTGATCGTCGGCCAGCCGGAACTGCAGCGGCGGTTCACGTCACCGCACCTGCGCCAGCTCGGACAACGCATATTCCGCAGCTATCATCTGCCGGCCCTGACGCTCGACGCCACGGAGGGCTATATCCACCTGCGACTTTCCGTGGCCGGCGGAACCGACCTTGATGTCTTCAACGCCGACGCCGTGGAGCTCATCCATCAGAAATCGCAAGGGCTCCCGAGACTGATCAATACGCTGTGCGACAACGCGATGCTCAGCGCCTACTCGTCCGACCGCCGTCGCGTCGACGGGCCGTTCATGCGCTCCGTCATCGAGCAGATGGTCGTGCTGGACTCCGAGGGCGAGGCCCGGGAGAGCGGCCGGCTGGATTCGAAGGACATGGGTCTTGGCATGCCGGCAGGAAACGAGGATTGGTCGCCGCAGGCAAGACCGAAGGAAACCCAGGGGGAGGGTATCGCGCTCGACGTCATCGCCCGGCGCATGCACGACCTCGAGTCGCGCGTGCGCGAGACTCGTCTGGCCGACGAAACCGCGATGCGCGTGCGGGATGCGATCGAGCGCGCCGTTGGTGCTCCGGGAATTCGGCAGGGGGGCGGAGCGTTTGATCCCGCATTCCATGTGGACATGCACAAACTGGGTGAGCGCCTGGCGGCAATCGAACAGGAACTCGGCCTGACGGTCGCGTCGCGGTCCCGGGCTCGTGGGCTCCGTGAGGAACTCGACCACGCGTGCGGCCAGGCCCGATCGCTGCTTGCCCGGTTGCAGGCGCGCGAACGGAATCTGGCGGACCGCGAGACGCACCTGGAGCGACTCAGTGATCGCATGCGGCTGGCCATCGAGCAGGTCCGCAAGAGTGTGATTGCCGTTCGCACGCTGGGCGAGGAGTCGAAGCGAACGCAGCGACTGGCCGCGAACACGGTGCGTGAGCTCAAGGCTGAGACGGCCCAGGCGAGGCGAATGACGGGTCGGATTCCTCATCAACCCGAGGTGTCCGCACCGGTTACGATGAGCAGCGGCGTGGAAGCGACCGTTCTCCAGGAATCGTCGAAATCGGGCGATTCCGTATTTACCATGACGACGGGGCCCGACCGCCAGGCGATCTCCGATGCGCTGATCGGCGCGCGGGACACGGCCGCCGACCTTCGGGCGATGGCTCGCGCCGCCAACATCCCCGACGACTCCGCTCTATCAAGCTCATCCGGACCGACTCCGTCGGCAAACACCTCGACGCAACGCCTCGCGCGCGACGTACAGGGGCTGCTGGAGATGATGTCGCCGGCCCGTTGA
- a CDS encoding bifunctional heptose 7-phosphate kinase/heptose 1-phosphate adenyltransferase, whose protein sequence is MVPRCHAEHPAGRESELTLPLELSHWIHAATHKRVLLVGDLILDRYLYGDAERISPEAPVPVLRTVDRHEAVGGSANVAACLRALGCEVTCCGVIGNDANGDILRRMLDEMAVDTSGVVAVERRPTTTKTRLVGLAQHRHRQQLLRVDEEVTTPLDAESADTLCSRATDAIRRADVVCIEDYDKGAITEGLVRALVDAARAQNKFVFVDPARLANYGRYRGVSILTPNRAELSLAVGRQVDPVEELAPAALEVLRGIDAAAMVVTADRDGCVVVHRDGRRTHIPTTPRSVYDNTGAGDAVLAMLAAATAAGAPLEQAARLANVAGGLEVEKFGCVPITADEVLAELRLEDRQRNGKLRTLEELLPELALRRDRGETIAFTNGCYDILHAGHVDLLQRCRREASVLVIGLNEDASVRALEKGDDRPINAFDLRARVLGALECVDYVVGFAETTPETLIRKLRPDVLLKGQDWAAKGVVGAEFVESYGGRVKLLPLVEGLSTTQLIERIRQGAGNRV, encoded by the coding sequence ATGGTCCCTCGATGCCACGCGGAGCATCCCGCGGGACGAGAGTCGGAGCTGACCTTGCCGTTGGAATTATCCCATTGGATTCATGCCGCGACGCACAAGCGCGTGCTTCTCGTCGGGGACCTGATCCTCGATCGCTATCTTTACGGAGACGCCGAACGCATCAGCCCGGAGGCGCCTGTACCCGTATTGCGCACCGTTGACCGCCACGAAGCCGTCGGCGGAAGTGCGAACGTCGCCGCGTGCCTGCGCGCCCTCGGCTGCGAGGTCACCTGCTGCGGCGTGATTGGCAACGATGCCAACGGCGACATACTGCGACGGATGCTGGATGAAATGGCCGTGGACACCTCCGGAGTCGTGGCGGTCGAGAGGCGTCCCACGACGACGAAGACGCGCCTCGTCGGACTTGCCCAGCATCGTCACCGTCAACAGCTCCTTCGTGTAGATGAGGAAGTTACGACGCCGCTCGACGCGGAATCCGCCGATACTCTTTGCAGCCGAGCGACCGACGCCATTCGCCGGGCCGATGTCGTTTGCATCGAGGACTACGACAAGGGCGCGATAACGGAAGGGCTGGTGCGGGCACTGGTTGACGCCGCTCGCGCGCAGAACAAGTTCGTGTTCGTCGATCCCGCCCGACTGGCGAACTACGGCCGTTATCGCGGCGTCAGCATTCTGACACCCAATCGCGCTGAGCTATCCCTTGCCGTCGGACGCCAGGTCGATCCGGTCGAGGAACTGGCTCCCGCGGCGCTGGAGGTGCTCCGCGGCATCGATGCCGCGGCGATGGTCGTCACGGCCGATCGAGATGGCTGCGTTGTCGTGCATCGTGACGGGAGGCGCACCCACATCCCCACGACGCCGCGCAGCGTCTATGACAACACCGGTGCGGGTGATGCCGTGCTGGCGATGCTGGCCGCCGCGACGGCCGCAGGTGCGCCGCTGGAGCAGGCCGCGCGCCTTGCCAATGTCGCCGGCGGGCTTGAGGTCGAGAAGTTCGGCTGCGTGCCCATCACCGCCGACGAGGTCCTCGCCGAACTCCGCCTCGAAGATCGCCAGCGCAACGGCAAGCTCCGAACGCTCGAAGAACTGCTTCCGGAACTCGCATTGCGACGCGATCGTGGAGAGACGATCGCCTTCACCAACGGCTGTTACGACATTCTGCACGCCGGGCACGTGGACCTGCTCCAGCGTTGCCGGCGCGAAGCGTCGGTGCTGGTCATCGGACTCAACGAAGACGCCTCTGTTCGGGCATTGGAGAAGGGTGACGACCGGCCGATCAACGCCTTCGACCTCCGCGCCCGTGTTCTCGGAGCGCTGGAGTGCGTGGACTACGTCGTGGGCTTTGCTGAGACAACGCCCGAAACTCTGATCCGCAAGCTCCGGCCCGACGTACTACTCAAGGGACAGGACTGGGCGGCCAAAGGCGTCGTCGGCGCCGAGTTCGTCGAATCGTACGGCGGGCGGGTCAAGCTCCTGCCGCTTGTCGAGGGACTGAGCACGACACAGCTCATCGAGCGCATCCGCCAGGGAGCCGGCAACCGTGTCTGA
- a CDS encoding polysaccharide biosynthesis/export family protein yields MNYRPSDTYAPARILSAPLARAGHSGPRAGTCATAAIVVAASLLAPGCASRKADMLHFLREHEHKVSAIEYRVGIPDAVAISAPRILEIDGTSQVIQPDGKINLKLLGEIKVVDMTAKEIGAKLEVLLSRYYVDPKVAVRVVSYQSKKYYVQVNEQTQAVPYTGRDTLLDAVVNAGVDFRSWTTQVKVLRPTHGEEPIRTLTIDVNRMINRGNWSDNILLEPNDVVVVPLTPFAWTVKRLHELIWPVSPLVRSYTAPAQLRDANDVYQNDSSSTVIYSGGSSAPF; encoded by the coding sequence ATGAACTATCGACCATCCGACACGTACGCCCCGGCGCGGATCCTATCGGCCCCTTTGGCACGTGCGGGTCACTCCGGTCCTCGTGCAGGCACCTGCGCCACCGCGGCAATCGTGGTCGCTGCCTCGCTGCTGGCCCCCGGCTGCGCGTCGAGGAAAGCGGACATGCTCCACTTCCTCCGCGAGCATGAGCACAAGGTCTCGGCCATCGAGTATCGCGTCGGTATTCCGGACGCCGTGGCCATCAGTGCTCCTCGAATCCTCGAGATCGACGGCACGTCCCAGGTGATTCAGCCCGACGGCAAGATCAACCTCAAGCTTCTCGGCGAGATCAAGGTCGTGGACATGACCGCCAAGGAGATCGGCGCGAAGCTGGAGGTCCTGCTCAGCCGCTACTATGTCGATCCCAAGGTCGCCGTGCGCGTGGTTTCCTACCAGAGCAAGAAGTACTACGTGCAGGTCAACGAACAGACCCAGGCCGTCCCCTACACCGGACGCGACACACTCCTGGATGCGGTGGTCAATGCCGGCGTGGATTTCCGTTCGTGGACGACGCAGGTCAAGGTGCTTCGTCCGACGCATGGCGAAGAACCCATCCGCACGCTCACGATCGACGTCAATCGCATGATCAATCGTGGAAACTGGAGCGACAACATTCTCCTGGAGCCGAACGACGTGGTCGTGGTCCCGCTGACTCCGTTTGCGTGGACCGTCAAGCGGCTGCACGAACTGATCTGGCCGGTCAGCCCGCTGGTCCGCAGCTACACGGCGCCGGCGCAGCTCCGCGATGCCAACGACGTCTACCAGAACGACTCGAGTTCGACGGTCATCTACAGCGGAGGTTCGAGCGCGCCGTTCTAA
- a CDS encoding HAMP domain-containing histidine kinase produces the protein MIPSRRRKIAALVLFALLIGVVLAGMSWASAATLELAKRNIRDEHDRMISLALGKLSTSIGSILVAETYRDFWDYSAVHPVKPIESRSLNEPTPAEVLVPSPLLIQGPSLHWIELYFQYLPFAGENGELTSPQLLQGEYGVRVEDVRRDVSAEARARSTWHWFSAMACNVDFDRMISGANSREALASNLFDENQEDELVSSGTESPQGPRSKQVVSKDYFDRTNRMRIAQIRHTPPPACESLDVISKNLVPSDEESDGAARAGTTETTIDPGPIAPPFWLDTPPELGRRLAFIRECRVEQADDMAFYQGFIGNWDLLRSDLLEEIDDIFPPEIRAQVDIIPLPNDVQLDAEMSKRKLTSLPATLEVPYSAEGVTAAAWDNVGGVLMTGWGAAILVLGIAGWGVRNLLAISERRMQFAYAVTHELRTPLTTFRLYSDMLAAGLVPEESRAQYLDTLARESLRLSGLVQDVLEFARLEHHRVRLHPRSVDADGVLSQVRETLKERCHAFGIEPVAETALRNGRLFFVDADVINRIAAVLISNACRHTRSSAVKKVVIRLHADRDKLHLDVIDSGSGIELGDARSIFKPFRRGRGAEAAAQGGLGLGLALARDWAALLGGRLDLVARHDPEYGGAHFRLSIPANQSKSAEDGESPV, from the coding sequence ATGATTCCTTCTCGGCGGAGGAAGATCGCGGCCCTGGTGCTGTTCGCGCTGCTGATCGGCGTTGTGCTGGCGGGTATGTCCTGGGCGTCGGCGGCGACGCTGGAACTGGCCAAGCGCAATATCCGCGACGAACACGACCGGATGATCAGCCTGGCGCTGGGGAAGCTGTCCACCTCCATCGGCAGCATCCTGGTCGCCGAGACGTATCGCGACTTCTGGGACTACTCCGCGGTTCATCCGGTCAAGCCCATCGAATCGCGCTCCCTGAATGAACCCACGCCGGCGGAGGTGCTGGTGCCTTCTCCGCTGTTGATCCAGGGCCCTTCGCTGCACTGGATCGAGCTTTATTTTCAATACCTGCCCTTCGCGGGCGAAAACGGGGAACTCACTTCGCCCCAGCTCCTTCAAGGCGAATACGGCGTCCGCGTCGAGGACGTTCGTCGCGACGTCAGCGCCGAGGCACGCGCTCGGAGCACGTGGCACTGGTTCTCGGCCATGGCGTGCAATGTGGATTTCGACCGAATGATCTCGGGAGCCAATTCCCGCGAGGCGCTGGCGAGCAACCTGTTCGACGAGAACCAAGAGGACGAACTCGTGTCGAGCGGGACCGAATCACCGCAGGGTCCGCGATCGAAACAGGTTGTCAGCAAGGATTATTTCGATCGAACCAACCGCATGCGCATAGCCCAGATCCGGCACACGCCGCCCCCGGCGTGTGAGTCGCTCGACGTCATCAGCAAGAACCTGGTTCCTTCCGACGAGGAGAGCGACGGCGCGGCGAGAGCGGGTACCACCGAAACGACGATCGACCCCGGTCCCATTGCTCCTCCCTTCTGGCTGGACACGCCCCCGGAACTGGGTCGTCGGCTCGCGTTTATTCGCGAGTGCCGCGTGGAACAGGCCGACGACATGGCCTTTTACCAGGGGTTCATCGGGAACTGGGATCTCCTTCGCAGCGACCTCCTCGAGGAGATTGACGATATCTTCCCGCCGGAGATCCGGGCCCAGGTGGACATCATTCCCCTGCCCAACGACGTGCAGCTCGACGCGGAAATGAGCAAGCGGAAGCTGACGTCCTTGCCCGCGACACTGGAAGTTCCGTATTCGGCGGAAGGGGTGACCGCGGCGGCCTGGGACAACGTCGGGGGCGTGCTCATGACCGGATGGGGCGCCGCGATCCTCGTGCTGGGTATCGCCGGATGGGGCGTGCGGAATCTTCTCGCCATATCTGAGCGCCGCATGCAGTTCGCCTACGCCGTCACGCATGAACTCCGCACGCCGCTGACCACGTTCCGACTGTACTCCGACATGCTTGCGGCCGGGCTGGTCCCCGAAGAATCGCGTGCCCAGTACTTGGACACGCTCGCGCGGGAGTCGTTACGCTTGTCGGGGCTGGTACAGGACGTACTGGAATTTGCCCGGCTCGAGCACCACCGCGTGCGCCTGCATCCGCGTAGTGTCGACGCCGACGGCGTCCTGAGCCAGGTCCGCGAGACGCTGAAGGAGCGTTGCCACGCATTCGGCATCGAGCCCGTGGCGGAGACGGCGCTGCGGAACGGCCGGCTCTTCTTCGTGGACGCGGATGTCATCAACCGCATCGCGGCCGTGCTGATCAGCAACGCTTGCCGCCACACGCGCAGCTCGGCGGTGAAGAAGGTCGTAATCCGACTCCATGCCGATCGCGACAAACTCCATCTTGATGTCATTGACAGCGGGTCCGGGATCGAGCTGGGGGACGCTCGCTCCATCTTCAAGCCGTTCCGTCGCGGGCGCGGGGCCGAAGCCGCAGCGCAGGGCGGACTGGGGCTCGGGCTGGCCCTGGCGCGGGATTGGGCGGCGCTGCTCGGCGGCCGGCTGGACCTCGTGGCGCGGCATGACCCCGAATACGGCGGCGCCCATTTCCGACTTTCCATACCGGCCAATCAGTCCAAGAGCGCCGAAGACGGCGAGTCGCCGGTTTGA
- a CDS encoding VanZ family protein, translating to MSPRRSALISRLLAGYWLLIFVLTHTPLAPGTVPTTWLFDKPIHAAMYAGLAFLLVRFLAGTRRGYSVRTYFTCFLIVAVYGVFDEWSQGFVDRTPSVLDWLADLAGAILGLLGARLSSRPSSHEGLKQL from the coding sequence ATGAGCCCTCGCCGATCAGCGCTCATCTCCCGACTGCTGGCCGGTTACTGGTTGCTCATCTTCGTCCTCACGCACACACCGCTGGCACCGGGGACGGTGCCGACCACGTGGCTCTTCGACAAGCCGATACACGCCGCGATGTACGCGGGACTGGCGTTTCTCCTGGTGCGATTCCTGGCGGGTACACGGCGGGGATATTCAGTCCGGACGTACTTTACCTGCTTTCTCATCGTGGCCGTGTACGGGGTCTTCGACGAGTGGTCGCAAGGCTTCGTGGACCGCACACCGAGCGTTCTGGACTGGTTGGCCGACCTTGCGGGTGCCATTCTGGGCCTTCTGGGGGCACGGCTCTCCTCCCGCCCATCCAGCCACGAAGGCCTGAAGCAGTTGTAA
- a CDS encoding methyltransferase domain-containing protein yields MPYFRSYPIQTDRFRCAGHEFELSRFRDAADLLEEPDFARKFEEQDMAPYGVELWPAAHLLGEYVAAQPSGDRRRALELGCGLALVAMIATLKGWRVVAADHDELALQFAAYNASRNHLTLEGYAPLDWRSPPEDRGFERVFGADILYQLVDHVPILRCIRGLLVPGGVALLGDPYRGVADRFAQLAEREGYVVRTLEQSAVGVSGRAIKGRIFELRPGDS; encoded by the coding sequence GTGCCGTACTTCCGCTCGTACCCGATCCAAACCGATCGATTCCGGTGTGCGGGACATGAGTTCGAGCTCTCGCGATTCCGCGACGCGGCCGACCTTCTTGAAGAGCCGGACTTCGCCCGCAAGTTCGAAGAACAGGACATGGCCCCGTACGGCGTGGAACTCTGGCCCGCGGCGCATCTGTTGGGGGAATACGTCGCGGCCCAGCCGAGCGGTGATCGTCGCCGGGCGCTGGAACTGGGCTGCGGGTTGGCGCTCGTGGCGATGATTGCCACCCTGAAGGGATGGCGTGTCGTCGCCGCGGACCACGATGAGCTGGCGCTGCAATTCGCGGCGTATAACGCTTCGCGGAATCATCTTACGCTGGAAGGCTACGCGCCGCTCGACTGGCGCTCACCGCCCGAAGATCGAGGTTTCGAGCGGGTATTCGGAGCCGACATCCTCTACCAGCTCGTTGATCACGTCCCCATCTTGCGCTGCATTCGCGGGTTGCTCGTTCCCGGCGGCGTCGCCCTGCTCGGCGACCCCTACCGCGGCGTGGCCGACCGATTCGCGCAACTCGCCGAACGGGAAGGTTATGTCGTGCGTACGCTCGAGCAATCGGCCGTCGGCGTGAGCGGACGCGCGATCAAGGGGCGCATCTTCGAGCTCCGCCCCGGGGATTCCTGA
- a CDS encoding ParA family protein, protein MQRIAVINQKGGVGKTTTTVHVGAALALAGKRVLLVDLDPQGHLSLHFGVDIAEGQVTVYDVIVAGSGAAEGIVAARDNVHVLPADVDLAGAEAELISVPGRELVLREALASLEDRFDVLLVDCPPSLGVLTVNALVACDEVLIPLQAQFLALQGLGKLFETVALVRQRLNPRLTVHGVVLCMHDAGTRHAGEVVEDLSGFLEAARGTDQPWAGARLFEARIRRNIKLAESASFGQTVFDYAPKSNGATDYAALCEEMFGVEVQPALASLCEKPQPQSEGEAAPSQSSPRIPPSGAHRPSSSGQASDSDHVSAVAV, encoded by the coding sequence ATGCAACGAATTGCCGTGATCAACCAGAAAGGCGGAGTGGGCAAGACCACGACCACGGTGCACGTCGGCGCCGCACTGGCGCTGGCCGGCAAGCGTGTGCTCCTCGTGGACCTTGATCCCCAGGGACACCTCTCCCTGCATTTCGGCGTGGACATCGCGGAGGGGCAGGTCACGGTGTATGACGTGATCGTCGCCGGAAGCGGCGCGGCCGAAGGCATCGTGGCTGCGAGAGACAACGTGCATGTCCTGCCGGCGGATGTCGATCTGGCCGGGGCCGAGGCCGAGCTGATCAGCGTTCCCGGGCGGGAGCTGGTTCTGCGCGAGGCCCTGGCTTCGCTGGAGGATCGATTCGACGTCCTGCTGGTGGATTGTCCGCCATCGCTGGGCGTGCTGACTGTGAATGCCCTCGTGGCCTGCGATGAGGTGCTCATCCCGCTCCAGGCGCAGTTCCTGGCGCTGCAGGGTCTGGGCAAGCTCTTCGAGACGGTTGCACTGGTGCGGCAGCGTCTGAACCCCCGGCTCACGGTCCACGGGGTTGTCTTGTGCATGCACGACGCCGGAACGCGGCACGCCGGCGAAGTCGTCGAAGACCTCTCCGGATTTCTCGAAGCGGCGCGGGGCACGGACCAGCCCTGGGCCGGGGCGCGACTGTTTGAAGCGCGCATTCGCCGCAATATCAAGCTGGCGGAGTCGGCCAGCTTCGGACAGACCGTCTTTGACTACGCTCCCAAGAGCAACGGCGCGACGGACTACGCCGCGCTCTGCGAAGAGATGTTCGGCGTGGAAGTTCAGCCCGCGCTGGCTTCGCTGTGCGAGAAACCGCAGCCGCAATCGGAAGGCGAAGCGGCGCCGTCACAGAGCAGCCCGCGTATCCCGCCGTCCGGTGCGCATCGACCGTCGTCCTCGGGGCAGGCGTCCGATTCGGACCACGTCAGTGCCGTAGCCGTATGA
- a CDS encoding D-sedoheptulose 7-phosphate isomerase, whose translation MSDVFRAGISEHIRVAQAAIEQVDLIGAIADRLIATFESGNKLLVFGNGGSAADAQHIAAELVGRFRSDHRPLPAIALTTDTSILTAVGNDFGFDEIFARQVNAMASPGDAVWALSVSGRSPNVLHGLDAARDRGAATIGFTGRSGGSMKDRCELLFQADHECSDRVQEIHQLAYHLICQRVEAYFPALPQGA comes from the coding sequence GTGTCTGACGTGTTTCGGGCGGGCATCAGCGAGCATATCCGCGTCGCCCAGGCGGCGATCGAGCAGGTCGATCTGATCGGTGCTATCGCTGACCGGTTGATTGCGACGTTCGAGTCCGGCAATAAGCTGCTCGTCTTCGGCAACGGGGGCAGCGCGGCCGACGCACAGCACATCGCCGCCGAGCTCGTCGGGCGGTTTCGATCCGATCATCGTCCGCTCCCGGCGATCGCGCTGACGACGGACACGTCGATTCTGACCGCCGTTGGCAATGACTTCGGTTTTGATGAAATTTTCGCGCGGCAGGTGAATGCGATGGCGTCGCCGGGCGATGCCGTCTGGGCCTTGAGCGTCTCGGGGCGCTCTCCCAATGTGCTGCACGGCCTGGACGCCGCCCGGGATCGCGGTGCGGCCACGATCGGCTTTACCGGACGCTCCGGCGGGTCGATGAAAGATCGGTGCGAGCTGCTATTTCAGGCAGACCACGAATGCAGCGATCGTGTGCAGGAAATCCACCAACTGGCGTATCACCTGATCTGCCAGCGCGTGGAGGCGTATTTTCCAGCATTGCCACAGGGGGCGTAG